Proteins encoded together in one Spirochaetota bacterium window:
- a CDS encoding helix-turn-helix transcriptional regulator, protein MDHFIFFVYVTALVLGCGALTLVLLSWYRYRTLVWGLYTAVIAAVSILVILDMLAAYRIAAHIPLTALSVVRPFIGIPAQSAIVMLLVLLAHTVVSLSIARPLAVVYGMFFVLYAAGAVANVMTAHPSLSIAMDVSFAAVIAYASVLIAVRFSAIRSVLLRSLVLSIGVPTLCTVAGAAVLSFLPYRTVHYALFTGYYSVLAVLTIVHALRYLSRGEEIRENAAAFRGKGNTALTRLFARVKLTAREEEMLSYVASGYSNGSIAERVAISHQTVKNHVYRAYQKFGIRTRNEFIEMIISGTDSDAR, encoded by the coding sequence TGCTCGGCTGCGGGGCGCTTACGCTCGTACTCCTTTCCTGGTATCGATATCGAACCCTCGTCTGGGGGCTCTATACTGCCGTTATCGCCGCCGTTTCCATACTTGTCATACTCGATATGCTCGCCGCCTACCGCATTGCCGCGCATATACCGCTTACCGCGCTTTCCGTCGTACGGCCGTTCATCGGTATCCCTGCACAGAGCGCCATCGTCATGCTGCTCGTTCTCCTGGCGCATACCGTCGTCTCCCTGTCCATAGCCCGCCCGCTCGCTGTCGTATACGGCATGTTCTTCGTCCTCTATGCAGCCGGGGCTGTCGCAAATGTCATGACGGCGCATCCATCGCTTTCCATTGCAATGGATGTGTCCTTCGCTGCGGTCATCGCGTATGCGTCCGTTCTCATCGCCGTACGCTTCTCGGCGATACGCTCGGTACTCCTGCGGTCACTGGTGCTGTCCATCGGTGTCCCGACGCTCTGTACCGTGGCCGGCGCTGCGGTGCTCTCGTTCTTACCGTACCGCACCGTACATTATGCGCTCTTTACCGGGTATTACAGCGTGCTTGCCGTGCTCACCATCGTGCACGCCCTGCGCTACCTCTCGCGCGGCGAGGAGATACGCGAGAATGCCGCGGCATTCCGCGGGAAGGGGAACACCGCGCTTACACGCCTCTTCGCACGCGTGAAGCTTACCGCGCGGGAAGAGGAGATGCTCTCGTATGTCGCGAGCGGTTATTCGAACGGCTCGATAGCCGAGCGCGTGGCCATATCACATCAGACAGTGAAGAACCACGTGTATCGCGCGTATCAGAAATTCGGCATACGCACACGCAATGAATTCATCGAGATGATCATCTCAGGGACGGATTCCGACGCTCGTTGA